A stretch of the Desulfuromonas sp. TF genome encodes the following:
- a CDS encoding nitrous oxide-stimulated promoter family protein, producing MNADADRNSALTRRERKDLKVLALFTSVYCGAHHADQGSRDHFEPDEPGLQGLGLERYRLCADCGGFLSYALSRRLRCPLNPKPVCKHCPVHCYRPGHRERVREVMRFSGRHLLRCGRIDLLWHYFF from the coding sequence ATGAACGCTGACGCCGATCGGAATTCCGCACTGACCCGCAGGGAACGCAAGGATCTCAAGGTGCTTGCCCTTTTCACCTCTGTGTATTGCGGAGCCCATCATGCGGATCAAGGCTCGCGGGACCACTTCGAACCGGACGAGCCCGGACTTCAGGGACTTGGCCTGGAGCGGTACCGGCTTTGTGCTGACTGTGGTGGGTTTCTTTCCTACGCCTTGTCCCGGCGGTTGCGCTGTCCCCTCAATCCGAAACCGGTCTGCAAGCATTGCCCTGTTCATTGCTACCGCCCCGGGCACCGGGAGCGGGTGCGGGAAGTCATGCGTTTTTCCGGCAGGCACCTTCTTCGGTGTGGGAGAATCGATCTGCTCTGGCATTACTTCTTTTAA
- a CDS encoding sodium:solute symporter, producing MTPHFYAADWIVLILYFAGTMGIGFYFYRKTRSSEGFTAGNRSLPGWVCGLSIFATYLSSISYLALPGASFAGNWNPFVFSLSIPVVAVFAVKYFLPYYRRSGEISAYALLERRFGVWARIYASIFYLLTQVARIAVVLYLMALPMQVIFGWNIYTILIVTGVCVTVYAFVGGIVAVIWADAIQAIVLMTGAVVCLVVMLLQLPGGAGDLFSVAAEYDKFSLGSFGLSMTEATFWVVLVYGLTINLQNFGIDQSYIQRYISSGSDKEARSALWLGALLYVPVSALFFFIGTTLFVYYDARPGMGKEAHIAAEESSSMSGNLSDLEQVKGIVARQKLLQQGASPGDPDFSRLQEATARGLALTDIGDRVFPHFIAAHLPPGLTGLLIAAVFAAAMSTVSTSLNSSATLIMSDYYRRFVNRQATEKQSMLVLYAGTIVWGVLGTGLALLLVRLTQGALNIWWTLSGIFGGGMTGLFLLGMVSKRANNPAAISGVMIGVALILWLSLPKLVPGWESLVHAYLIPVIGTLAILLIGMAASAAMKKPPVREEDANA from the coding sequence ATGACGCCACATTTCTACGCCGCTGACTGGATCGTATTGATTCTCTATTTTGCAGGAACCATGGGTATCGGTTTCTATTTCTACCGAAAGACCCGGTCGTCGGAAGGCTTCACCGCCGGCAACCGATCTCTGCCGGGATGGGTTTGCGGTCTCTCGATCTTCGCCACCTACTTGAGCAGCATCAGTTACCTGGCACTCCCGGGAGCATCCTTCGCGGGCAACTGGAATCCCTTCGTCTTTTCCCTCTCCATTCCGGTTGTGGCGGTGTTCGCGGTCAAATACTTTCTGCCTTACTACCGAAGGAGCGGAGAAATTTCGGCCTACGCCCTGCTGGAACGTCGCTTCGGCGTCTGGGCGCGCATCTATGCAAGCATCTTCTATCTTCTTACCCAGGTTGCCCGCATCGCCGTGGTCCTTTACCTGATGGCGCTGCCGATGCAGGTCATTTTCGGGTGGAACATCTATACGATTCTGATCGTAACCGGGGTGTGCGTCACCGTTTACGCCTTCGTCGGCGGGATCGTCGCAGTCATCTGGGCCGACGCCATCCAGGCGATTGTTTTGATGACCGGTGCGGTGGTGTGCCTGGTCGTGATGCTTCTTCAACTGCCGGGCGGCGCCGGCGATCTCTTTTCCGTGGCCGCCGAATATGACAAGTTTTCCCTGGGAAGCTTTGGTTTGTCGATGACGGAAGCCACTTTCTGGGTCGTGCTGGTCTACGGCCTGACCATCAACCTGCAGAACTTCGGCATCGATCAAAGCTACATACAGCGCTATATCTCCTCCGGTTCGGACAAGGAGGCCAGGAGCGCGCTCTGGCTGGGTGCGCTGCTCTATGTGCCGGTCAGCGCGCTTTTCTTCTTTATCGGGACGACGCTGTTCGTGTATTACGACGCCCGTCCGGGAATGGGGAAGGAGGCGCATATTGCCGCCGAGGAGTCCTCGTCGATGTCGGGGAACTTGAGTGATCTGGAACAGGTGAAAGGTATCGTGGCCCGTCAGAAGCTGCTGCAGCAGGGAGCATCTCCGGGAGATCCAGATTTTTCTCGATTGCAGGAGGCGACGGCGCGGGGGTTGGCGTTGACCGACATCGGCGACCGGGTCTTTCCCCACTTTATCGCGGCTCACCTGCCGCCGGGGTTGACGGGGCTGCTGATCGCCGCGGTCTTCGCTGCCGCCATGAGTACCGTCTCAACCAGCCTCAACTCTTCTGCGACGCTGATCATGAGCGACTACTACCGCCGGTTCGTCAATCGGCAGGCCACAGAAAAACAATCGATGCTGGTGCTTTATGCCGGCACCATCGTCTGGGGGGTTCTTGGAACCGGTCTGGCCCTGCTCCTGGTCAGATTAACCCAGGGCGCTCTCAACATCTGGTGGACCCTCTCCGGTATTTTCGGCGGGGGAATGACGGGACTCTTCCTTCTCGGCATGGTCAGCAAAAGGGCAAACAATCCGGCCGCCATCAGCGGCGTTATGATCGGCGTCGCCCTGATCCTCTGGCTCTCTCTTCCGAAGCTGGTTCCGGGCTGGGAGAGCCTGGTTCACGCTTACCTTATCCCCGTCATCGGCACGCTGGCCATCCTCCTCATCGGCATGGCCGCCAGTGCCGCCATGAAAAAACCTCCAGTTCGGGAGGAGGATGCAAACGCGTGA
- a CDS encoding dienelactone hydrolase family protein, translating into MEQDVRIDLDGVTLDGILGISAEGKGVVIFAHGSGSSRLSPRNTFVARFLQQAGLGTLLFDLLTREEDADSERRFDIELLARRLLTVTRWLRARPEGRERKLGYFGSSTGAAAALLAAAEMSGAIDAVVSRGGRPDLATPFLPQVAAPTLLIVGERDSAVLRLNRQALEFLTAEKELTLIPGATHLFEEPGALDRVAEIARNWFVKHLSE; encoded by the coding sequence ATGGAACAAGATGTCCGGATCGACCTCGATGGTGTCACTCTCGATGGGATTCTCGGGATATCGGCAGAGGGGAAGGGAGTGGTCATCTTCGCCCACGGGAGCGGCTCCAGCCGCCTGAGTCCCCGCAACACCTTCGTCGCCCGTTTTCTGCAGCAGGCCGGGCTCGGGACTTTGCTCTTCGACCTGCTGACCCGGGAAGAGGACGCCGATTCCGAAAGGCGTTTCGACATCGAACTGCTGGCGCGGCGTCTGCTGACGGTCACCCGCTGGCTGAGGGCCCGGCCGGAGGGGAGGGAAAGGAAGCTCGGCTATTTCGGCTCGAGCACCGGCGCGGCAGCGGCGCTGCTGGCAGCGGCGGAGATGAGCGGCGCCATCGATGCCGTGGTTTCCCGCGGAGGCCGACCCGACTTGGCCACCCCCTTTCTGCCCCAGGTAGCGGCCCCTACCCTGCTGATCGTCGGGGAGCGCGACTCCGCCGTCCTGCGCCTCAACCGACAGGCGCTGGAGTTCCTGACCGCTGAAAAAGAGCTGACTTTGATCCCTGGCGCGACTCACCTTTTCGAGGAGCCCGGAGCGCTGGACAGGGTGGCGGAGATAGCCAGGAACTGGTTCGTGAAACACCTATCGGAATGA
- a CDS encoding ATP-binding protein, translated as MKREIVKIDEEKCNGCGLCVPACAEGAIRIVDGKARLIADNLCDGLGACLGDCPLDAITIEQREADEFDEEAVEEHLSAKLEKPSPAAHSSHHGGCPSARLMTFGKEESSPAKEEIGNRQSQLRQWPVQIHLVPPSAPFLKDADLLLAADCVPFAYADFHHDFLRDKALLIGCPKLDDGQAYLNKLTAILENNDIKSLTVMHMEVPCCSGLIAIARQAVAASGKGVPLETVRIGIQGERK; from the coding sequence ATGAAAAGAGAGATCGTAAAAATAGATGAGGAAAAATGTAACGGCTGCGGCCTCTGCGTTCCGGCCTGTGCCGAAGGCGCGATCCGGATCGTCGACGGCAAGGCACGGCTGATCGCCGACAACCTGTGCGATGGCCTGGGCGCCTGCCTCGGAGACTGTCCCCTGGATGCCATTACCATCGAGCAGCGGGAAGCCGATGAATTCGATGAAGAGGCGGTGGAGGAACACCTTTCAGCGAAGCTGGAAAAGCCGTCCCCGGCGGCTCATTCCTCCCACCATGGAGGCTGTCCTTCGGCTCGCCTGATGACCTTCGGGAAAGAGGAATCCTCACCGGCTAAAGAAGAGATCGGCAACCGTCAGTCGCAACTTCGCCAGTGGCCGGTGCAGATCCACCTGGTACCGCCGAGCGCCCCCTTTCTCAAGGATGCCGATCTTCTTCTGGCGGCCGACTGCGTCCCCTTCGCCTATGCCGATTTTCACCACGATTTTCTCCGGGACAAGGCTCTGCTCATCGGCTGCCCCAAACTCGACGACGGCCAGGCCTACCTGAACAAACTCACGGCCATCCTCGAAAATAACGATATTAAAAGCCTCACCGTCATGCACATGGAGGTTCCCTGTTGTTCCGGGCTCATCGCCATTGCTCGCCAGGCTGTGGCCGCCAGTGGTAAGGGTGTTCCCTTGGAGACGGTCAGGATCGGGATTCAGGGAGAACGCAAATAA
- a CDS encoding Crp/Fnr family transcriptional regulator — protein sequence MSHLTEVCKHREYAKGEVLFSEGEKAQGFFVVASGKVKIYKLSPEGKERILHIVHPGGTFAEAAIFGDGLYPAYAEPLEKSQLLFFPKREFLALLRDHSQIAINMIGGLSRFLRQFATQIEELTFKDVPARLARYLLDLAGDEATRVELPISKSQLASNLGTVSETLSRTLRKLSDDDVVRVNGKTIEILDYDRLEDLSLKCKE from the coding sequence GTGAGCCACCTGACCGAGGTATGCAAGCACCGGGAGTATGCCAAAGGTGAAGTACTCTTCTCCGAAGGGGAAAAGGCCCAGGGATTTTTCGTCGTCGCCTCGGGAAAGGTGAAGATCTATAAACTTTCCCCAGAGGGGAAAGAACGCATCCTCCATATCGTGCATCCCGGCGGCACTTTCGCCGAGGCGGCCATCTTCGGCGACGGCCTCTATCCGGCTTATGCTGAACCTCTTGAAAAATCTCAACTCCTCTTCTTTCCCAAAAGGGAATTCCTGGCCCTGCTCCGGGACCATTCTCAGATCGCCATCAACATGATCGGCGGGCTCTCGCGCTTTCTGCGGCAGTTCGCCACCCAGATCGAGGAACTCACCTTCAAGGACGTCCCGGCTCGCCTGGCCCGCTATTTGCTCGATCTGGCCGGTGACGAGGCGACGCGTGTCGAACTTCCCATCTCCAAGAGCCAGCTCGCTTCCAACCTCGGGACCGTGAGTGAGACTCTTTCCCGTACCCTGCGAAAACTCTCCGATGATGATGTGGTCCGCGTGAACGGCAAGACGATCGAAATTCTCGATTACGACCGGCTTGAGGACCTCTCGCTCAAGTGCAAGGAATGA
- a CDS encoding rhodanese-like domain-containing protein codes for MSIPKFLSGSILFFPALFLLSTLSVGAEEKEQTATPTFIRGGKVISTDTAKSFFSNKEAEFYDVRSMDDFGEAHIRGARALPYQENSECDPDFNSSADQFDLAQLPPNKGQTVIFYCNGPTGWKSYKAAVLAIRTGYRDVMWLREGFSGWQSARFPVE; via the coding sequence ATGTCTATTCCAAAGTTTCTCTCCGGTTCTATTCTTTTTTTCCCGGCTCTGTTCCTTCTCTCTACCCTGAGCGTAGGAGCCGAGGAGAAGGAGCAAACAGCGACCCCGACATTCATCAGAGGGGGAAAGGTTATCTCCACCGACACGGCAAAGAGTTTTTTCAGCAACAAGGAGGCTGAATTCTACGACGTGCGTTCCATGGACGATTTCGGGGAGGCGCATATCCGTGGAGCCAGAGCTCTTCCGTACCAGGAAAACAGTGAGTGCGACCCGGATTTCAACTCTTCCGCCGATCAGTTCGACCTGGCGCAACTCCCGCCAAATAAGGGGCAAACCGTGATCTTCTACTGCAACGGACCGACTGGATGGAAGTCGTACAAGGCGGCCGTACTCGCGATTAGAACGGGGTACCGGGATGTCATGTGGCTCCGCGAAGGCTTCAGCGGCTGGCAGTCCGCCCGGTTTCCAGTCGAATAA